In Marinobacterium sp. LSUCC0821, the DNA window GTCTAGCTCTCGTGATTGGTTGACGTATGCAAGCTGCACAGTTGAACCAAGCTCTACGCTACCAGAATCTGGTTGCTCTTCACCTGCGATCATACGGAATAGGGTCGATTTACCCGCGCCGTTAGGACCGATGATGCCGACAATAGCACCCGGTGGAATTGAGAAGTTTAGGTTTTCGAACAGTAGCTTGTCGCCGTAGCTCTTAGTCACATTGTTAAGCTCGATCACTTTGTCACCTAGGCGTGGGCCAGGTGGAATGTAAATCTCTTGAGTTTCGTTGCGAGCCTGGAACTCTTTAGAGTTCATCTCTTCGAACTGTTTCAGACGTGCTTTCGACTTAGACTGACGACCTTTAGCACCCTGGCGAACCCACTCAAGCTCCGCTTTAATTGCTTTCTGGTGAGCCGCTTCTTGCTTAGCTTCCTGCTCTAGGCGCGCATCTTTCTGCTCAAGCCAAGAGCTGTAGTTGCCCTCCCATGGAATACCATGGCCGCGGTCAAGTTCCAAAATCCAGCCAGCTGCGTTATCTAGGAAGTAACGGTCGTGGGTAATCGCTACCACGGTACCTGGGTACTCCTGAAGGAAACGCTCGATCCATGCGATAGATTCCGCATCCAAGTGGTTGGTAGGCTCGTCTAGAAGTAGCATGTCTGGGTGGTCTAGGAGTAGACGACATAGTGCTACACGGCGACGCTCACCACCCGATAGGTGTTTAACTTCTGCATCCCAAGGTGGCAAACGCATCGCATCAGCAGCACGCTCAAGCGCAGTATCTAGGTTGTGGCCATCTTTTGCAGTGATAAGGTTTTCAAGCTCTGCTTGACGCTTCGCAAGGGCATCGAAGTCAGCATCCTCTTCAGCGTATGCAGCGTAGACTTGATCAAGTTCAGTAAGCGCGTTCTTAACGTCTGCAACTGCCTCTTCAATTACTTCACGAACCGTCTTGGTATCGTCTAGTTCTGGCTCCTGTGGTAGGTAGCCAACATTGATGCCTGGCATCGGACGCGCTTCACCAATGTAGTCCTGATCAACGCCTGCCATGATACGTAGCAGTGTTGATTTACCTGCACCGTTAAGACCAAGAACACCGATCTTAGCCCCAGGGAAGAATGAGAGAGATATATCTTTAAGAATCTCGCGTTTAGGTGGCACTACTTTGCCAACGCGATGCATCGAATAAACGTACTGAGCCATCAGGTTTACCTAGTTTTAAATTGATGCGCGAATTCTACCTTGCTGGCGCGATTATGGCCATTTTTACGCGGCTTAAGATGAGAAGTTCTATAGATAAGATGGAGTGCAATTCATGTGCTTTTTAAGCTCAAAATGTCATATAATTCCGCCCATCTTATTTTTGAGTAGATCTCTTGGGTGAAAATAGAGCCCTCGAGACGTTTTACTCGCAAATCTAAACAGGGGACCTTCATGTTTACTAAGGATATGAACATTGCTAGCTACGACGCAGAACTTTGGTCTGCGATGCAAGCTGAAGAGAAGCGCCAGGAAGAGCACATTGAGCTTATCGCTTCTGAGAACTACACCTCGCCACGCGTAATGCAGGCTCAGGGTTCAGTTCTAACTAACAAGTACGCTGAAGGTTACCCAGCAAAACGCTACTACGGTGGTTGTGAATACGTTGATATCGCTGAAGATCTAGCGATCAATCGCGCTAAAGAGCTATTCGGTGCAACTTACGCAAACGTACAGCCACACTCAGGTTCACAGGCTAACGCTGCTGTTTACATGGCACTTTGTCAGCCAGGTGATACGGTTCTTGGTATGAGCTTAGCGCACGGTGGTCACCTAACTCACGGTGCAGCTGTATCTTTCTCTGGTCGTATCTACAACGCAGTTCAGTACGGCTTGAACCCAGAAACAGGTGAGATCGATTACGCTGAAGTTGAGCGTCTAGCGGTTGAGCACAAACCAAAAATGATCGTTGCAGGTTTCTCTGCCTACTCACGTATCGTTGATTGGGCTAAGTTCCGTGAAATCGCTGACAAAGTGGGTGCTTACCTGTTTGTCGATATGGCTCACATTGCAGGCCTAGTTGCTGCTGGTGTTTACCCAAGCCCACTAGCTTTCGCAGACGTTGTAACGACAACAACTCACAAAACCCTTGGTGGGCCACGTGGCGGTCTGATTCTTTCATCTAACGCAGACGAAGAGCTTCAGAAGAAACTTAACTTTGCAGTATTCCCAGAATCTCAGGGTGGTCCATTGATGCACGTTATCGCTGCTAAAGCGGTATGTTTCAAAGAGGCGATGGAGCCAGAGTGGAAGGCGTATCAGGCACAGGTTGTTAAGAATGCTCAGGCGATGGCTAAAGTGTTCCTAGATCGCGGTTTTGATGTGGTTTCTGGCGGTACTGATGACCACCTATTCCTACTTAGCCTTATCGGCAAAGAGTACAGCGGTAAGGATGCGGATGCTGCACTAGGTCGCGCTAACATCACTGTTAACAAAAACTCTGTACCAAATGACCCACGCTCACCATTTGTGACTTCGGGTCTTCGTATCGGTACTCCAGCGGTAACTCGCCGTGGCTTCAAAGAAGCTGAAGTGGCTGAGCTAACAAACTGGATCTGTGATGTTCTTGATAACATCAACGATGAAGCAGTCATTGCACGTGTTAAAGGTCAGGTACAGACTATCTGTGCTAAGTACCCTGTATACGCATAAGTGATACTGTTTAGGTGCGTTGAGTCTTTAGGCTCTAGCACCTAGAATACGAAGGCTCGCAACTGCGAGCCTTTTTGCGCTCTTTAACCTACAACTGATTTAGTAACTTTAAATCAGTTTCGACGAACGACGAGGTCTCTATGCATTGCCCCTACTGTGGCGCATCGGATACTAAGGTAAACGATTCTCGGCTTGTGGCTGAAGGCCAGCAGGTGCGTCGTCGTCGTGAATGTGTCAGTTGTCACGAGCGTTTCACCACCTTCGAAGCGGCAGAACTATTGATGCCGCGTCTGATCAAAAATGATGGAATGCGCCAGCCCTTCGATGAAGAGAAGCTGCGCTCGGGTGTTTTGCGTGCCCTTGAAAAGCGTCCGGTCAGCATGGAAGAGATTGAAGCCTGTGTGAATCGCGTTAAGCAGCGTCTGCGAGCGCCTGGCGAGCGTGAACTGCCATCTAAAATGGTAGGCGAAGCGGTAATGGCAGAGCTGCGTGCTCTGGATCAGGTGGCCTATGTCCGCTTTGCATCGGTCTACCGCGACTTCCAAGATATTAATGAATTTAAACTCGAGATTGAGCGTCTTTCTGTGCCTGAAGAGCTCGATCATGCAACTACCTCCAAGCCGGTGCGCCAGCGTCGCAGCAAAAGCGATGCGCAGGATGTGCCTGAGAGCCCAGATCTATTCGGTGACGCCTAGTCATGTCGAACTTCACCGTCCAAGACCGCCAATTCATGGCGCGTGCCATTGAACTTGCTGCACGCGGAACCTACACCACGGATCCTAATCCACGTGTTGGGTGTGTATTGGTGCGTGATGGTGAGGTGATCGGTGAAGGGTATCATCAGCGTGCTGGTGAAGGGCACGCTGAAGTGAATGCTTTGCGTGCTGTTGGTGGTGTTGCCACTGGAGCTACGGCTTATGTCACGCTTGAACCTTGCAGCCACTATGGGCGCACGCCCCCCTGTGCTGAAGGGTTAATCAAGTCCGGTGTAGTTCGTGTTATCGCTGCGATGGTCGATCCTAATCCAGAGGTGGCAGGTCGAGGTTTAGCAATGCTAAACGCTGCTGGAATTGAGACATCAAGTGGGCTCTTAGAGTCGCAAGCTCGTGACTTAAATCGAGGTTTTTTGTCTCGTATGGAACGTCAGCGTCCCTATGTTCGACTTAAACTTGCTATTTCAGCTGATGGACGAACTGCGATGGCCTCTGGTGAGTCGCAGTGGATTACAGGGGCACAAGCGCGTGCTGATGTGCAGCGCCTTCGTGCTCGCAGTAGTGCAATCCTGACAGGTATAGGTTCTATCCTTTCGGATGACTCCTCATTGACGGTGCGTAGCGATGAGTTAAGTGAATACGTGAAGCCAAGTGTTGGCGAGCGCCAACCGCTGCGCGTAGTGCTGGATTCCAAAGGCCGAATCCCTGCGAACGCAAAGATATTGAATCAGCCGGGTCGAACACTGGTTGTCACCGGTCCTGATGTTTCGCTGCCAGAAAGCGTCGAGCAGTGTCAGATGCCTCTAGTTGATGGCCAGTTAGATTTGAGCGCTGTTATTAAGCACCTTGCTCTCAATGAGGGGTGTAACGAACTCTTGGTTGAGTGCGGCGCTGAGCTTGCTGGCGCAATGATTAGCAACAAACTAGTCGATGAGATGGTGGTCTATATGGCACCCAAACTGATGGGCAATTTGGCGCGCCCGTTGGCCGTTCTACCCTTTGATCTTATGAGTGAAACGGTTGAGCTTGAGCTTAAAGATCTTCGCCAGCTTGGCCAGGATATACGTTTCACCTGGACCTATAAGGAGTCACGCTGATGTTTACTGGAATTATTGAGGCGGTAGGTGAGGTTGCATCAGCTCAGGACGTTGGTGGGGATCTGCGATTAACGCTCGCTGTGGGCTCGCTTGATATGAGTGATGTCCAACTGGGCGACAGTATTGCGACCAACGGTGTCTGTTTAACCGTTGTTGATATGGATAGTGCCCATTTTACTGCCGATGTATCCCAGGAGAGCTTGGCGCACACCCGCTTAGCTCAGCTCCAAGTAGGTGAGGCGGTTAATTTAGAGAAAGCCTTGCTGCCAACTACGCGTTTGGGTGGCCATTTGGTATCAGGTCACGTGGATGGCTTAGGTGTGGTTAAGTCGATCGCTAAAGATGCTCGCTCGGTGCGAATTTCAATCGAAGCACCACAATCTCTCGCTCGGTATATCGCGCACAAGGGATCGGTTACAATAGATGGCGTTAGCTTAACTGTGAATGCCGTTGAGAACGCTGTGTTCTCTCTGAACATCGTGCCACACACAGCGGAAAGTACGATTATTCGTAACTACAAAGCGGGTGATGAAGTGCATATCGAAGTCGATATGATTGCGCGTTACCTGGAACGTTTACTCAGTGCACCTGCGTCGACTGCAGACTCGGGTGA includes these proteins:
- the nrdR gene encoding transcriptional regulator NrdR; amino-acid sequence: MHCPYCGASDTKVNDSRLVAEGQQVRRRRECVSCHERFTTFEAAELLMPRLIKNDGMRQPFDEEKLRSGVLRALEKRPVSMEEIEACVNRVKQRLRAPGERELPSKMVGEAVMAELRALDQVAYVRFASVYRDFQDINEFKLEIERLSVPEELDHATTSKPVRQRRSKSDAQDVPESPDLFGDA
- a CDS encoding riboflavin synthase yields the protein MFTGIIEAVGEVASAQDVGGDLRLTLAVGSLDMSDVQLGDSIATNGVCLTVVDMDSAHFTADVSQESLAHTRLAQLQVGEAVNLEKALLPTTRLGGHLVSGHVDGLGVVKSIAKDARSVRISIEAPQSLARYIAHKGSVTIDGVSLTVNAVENAVFSLNIVPHTAESTIIRNYKAGDEVHIEVDMIARYLERLLSAPASTADSGEGVTLELLASAGYLRGR
- the ribD gene encoding bifunctional diaminohydroxyphosphoribosylaminopyrimidine deaminase/5-amino-6-(5-phosphoribosylamino)uracil reductase RibD translates to MSNFTVQDRQFMARAIELAARGTYTTDPNPRVGCVLVRDGEVIGEGYHQRAGEGHAEVNALRAVGGVATGATAYVTLEPCSHYGRTPPCAEGLIKSGVVRVIAAMVDPNPEVAGRGLAMLNAAGIETSSGLLESQARDLNRGFLSRMERQRPYVRLKLAISADGRTAMASGESQWITGAQARADVQRLRARSSAILTGIGSILSDDSSLTVRSDELSEYVKPSVGERQPLRVVLDSKGRIPANAKILNQPGRTLVVTGPDVSLPESVEQCQMPLVDGQLDLSAVIKHLALNEGCNELLVECGAELAGAMISNKLVDEMVVYMAPKLMGNLARPLAVLPFDLMSETVELELKDLRQLGQDIRFTWTYKESR
- the ettA gene encoding energy-dependent translational throttle protein EttA; protein product: MAQYVYSMHRVGKVVPPKREILKDISLSFFPGAKIGVLGLNGAGKSTLLRIMAGVDQDYIGEARPMPGINVGYLPQEPELDDTKTVREVIEEAVADVKNALTELDQVYAAYAEEDADFDALAKRQAELENLITAKDGHNLDTALERAADAMRLPPWDAEVKHLSGGERRRVALCRLLLDHPDMLLLDEPTNHLDAESIAWIERFLQEYPGTVVAITHDRYFLDNAAGWILELDRGHGIPWEGNYSSWLEQKDARLEQEAKQEAAHQKAIKAELEWVRQGAKGRQSKSKARLKQFEEMNSKEFQARNETQEIYIPPGPRLGDKVIELNNVTKSYGDKLLFENLNFSIPPGAIVGIIGPNGAGKSTLFRMIAGEEQPDSGSVELGSTVQLAYVNQSRELDGKKTVFQEISDGSDMITVGNYTTPSRAYCGRFNFKGSDQQKFVKDLSGGERNRLHMAKLLKEGGNVLLLDEPTNDLDIETLRALEEAILAFPGSAVVISHDRWFLDRICTHMIAYEGDSQVTFFEGNYTEYAEDYKKRFGKDHQPERIKYRRMS
- the glyA gene encoding serine hydroxymethyltransferase, giving the protein MFTKDMNIASYDAELWSAMQAEEKRQEEHIELIASENYTSPRVMQAQGSVLTNKYAEGYPAKRYYGGCEYVDIAEDLAINRAKELFGATYANVQPHSGSQANAAVYMALCQPGDTVLGMSLAHGGHLTHGAAVSFSGRIYNAVQYGLNPETGEIDYAEVERLAVEHKPKMIVAGFSAYSRIVDWAKFREIADKVGAYLFVDMAHIAGLVAAGVYPSPLAFADVVTTTTHKTLGGPRGGLILSSNADEELQKKLNFAVFPESQGGPLMHVIAAKAVCFKEAMEPEWKAYQAQVVKNAQAMAKVFLDRGFDVVSGGTDDHLFLLSLIGKEYSGKDADAALGRANITVNKNSVPNDPRSPFVTSGLRIGTPAVTRRGFKEAEVAELTNWICDVLDNINDEAVIARVKGQVQTICAKYPVYA